One Candidatus Paceibacter sp. DNA segment encodes these proteins:
- a CDS encoding HNH endonuclease yields the protein MNIVAPVGYNQKLKENEKRCIVCDKFFRRRGKRKFTARFCSFKCKGIWQKGKNLTGGRPHSGKKIKCLVCLKDFYVPKCYLLNRKYCSKKCWYKIIGRMNKGEKHYNWKGGIKHKNQKLRASAKYNNWRKKIFKRDNFTCQICKQKGGKLEADHILAWADYPKERFKIKNGRTLCKDCHKTTPNYKRNRK from the coding sequence ATGAATATAGTAGCACCAGTGGGATATAATCAAAAATTAAAAGAAAATGAAAAAAGATGTATTGTTTGTGATAAGTTTTTTAGGAGAAGAGGAAAAAGAAAGTTTACAGCAAGATTTTGCTCCTTTAAATGTAAGGGAATATGGCAAAAAGGCAAAAATCTGACAGGAGGTAGACCTCATTCAGGCAAAAAAATAAAATGTTTAGTTTGTTTGAAAGATTTTTATGTTCCAAAATGTTATTTATTAAACAGAAAATATTGCTCAAAAAAATGTTGGTATAAAATTATAGGCAGAATGAATAAAGGAGAAAAACACTATAATTGGAAAGGTGGTATAAAACATAAAAATCAAAAATTAAGGGCATCTGCTAAATACAATAATTGGAGAAAAAAGATTTTTAAGAGAGATAATTTTACTTGCCAAATATGTAAACAAAAAGGTGGAAAATTAGAAGCAGACCATATACTTGCTTGGGCTGATTATCCAAAAGAAAGATTTAAAATAAAAAACGGAAGAACTCTTTGTAAAGATTGTCATAAAACAACACCAAATTATAAGCGAAATAGAAAATAA
- a CDS encoding helix-turn-helix domain-containing protein, with the protein MIKLPDFIIIPYQLLEDKEISLIDERLYGVIYWFTKLKNEKCTANNQTLAELIKATTGTVGNSLTKLEKLGYIKRIFKGKQKKVRKEIIPLVVFTKVSSTNDTSVNVSSINDTVSSTNDTQVSSTNEQNKNKDNKNNKEYIARASLAPWNFKTYLEGMDNNQRRDLQIIALYWKFKKFTFTNRKQAEVELRRSLRAAKELEPYEDDKIWQTMDWLVKNADFKWTLESCGKYINEKLSALKTK; encoded by the coding sequence ATGATTAAGTTGCCTGATTTTATTATAATTCCTTACCAACTCCTAGAAGACAAGGAAATTTCTCTTATTGATGAAAGGCTGTATGGAGTAATTTATTGGTTTACTAAACTTAAAAACGAAAAATGCACGGCCAACAATCAGACCCTTGCCGAACTCATAAAAGCAACCACCGGCACGGTCGGCAACTCTTTAACTAAGTTGGAAAAATTAGGATATATCAAGAGAATTTTTAAAGGAAAACAAAAAAAAGTGAGAAAAGAAATTATACCTTTAGTGGTGTTTACCAAGGTATCATCCACAAATGATACATCTGTTAATGTATCATCTATAAATGATACGGTATCATCCACAAATGATACCCAGGTATCATCCACAAATGAACAGAATAAGAATAAAGATAATAAGAATAATAAAGAATACATTGCGAGGGCAAGCCTCGCACCCTGGAATTTTAAAACTTACTTAGAGGGAATGGATAACAACCAACGGAGAGATTTGCAAATCATCGCTCTTTATTGGAAATTTAAAAAATTTACTTTTACCAACCGGAAACAAGCAGAAGTGGAATTACGTCGGAGTTTACGAGCAGCCAAAGAGCTTGAACCTTATGAAGATGATAAAATTTGGCAAACAATGGACTGGTTAGTAAAAAACGCAGATTTCAAATGGACGCTTGAAAGTTGCGGAAAGTATATCAACGAAAAATTATCAGCATTAAAAACAAAATAA